In Pueribacillus theae, the genomic window CGTTGAATGCCAATGACTTTCGTTTTTTTATTGATGCTTGCTTTAATTCCTTCATAATCCATACGGCCGCTTTCTGTGAGCGGAACATCATTGTAGCTTATATTGAATTCTTTCAGGGACCCGTTGTTGCCACCTCGAATCCCAATGACTTCATGAAGTGTATCGTATGGTTCACCTGTAATATAAAGCAGCTCATCACCGGGTCTTAATACACCATATAGCGCGAGTGAAATAGCATGTGTTCCTGACATCATTTGAGGCCTAACCAATGCCGCTTCTGCACCAAATACTTGTGCATATACTCGTTCAAGCGTCTCTCTTCCGGAATCGTCGTAGCCGTATCCAGTTGACGGTGTAAAATGAAAGTCGCTCACTTGGTTGTTCCGAAATGCTTTAAGCACTCTAAATTGATTGTTTTCCGCCACCTCGTCAATTTGTTTATGTATCGTAGAAATTTGTTCTTCCATTTGATCTGCTATGCTTTTTAGCTGTTTGCCGAATTGCAATTCGTTGTACATGCTGCCTCCTTTTAAAGGTTGTTCAATGAGTCTGCAATGTCCTTAAACATGGACGCTATTCTTTCATTATTGAATTTACGATATTTTTAGGCGCGATTCCTTTAATAAAAAATGCCTGTTCGGCTTCCGTCCAAGATTTTTCGGCCATAAGCGTTTTCGATTCAAGTGTGGAAAGGAGCTTGCCTTCACTTGAAGAAACGCGAAGAGTATAAGGAACCATCTGTTCTTTCAGTTTTTCTCGAATCATTGAAACAAGCTTAGCAAGATCGTTCTCATTGTAAGCTGAAATTAAGATAAAATCTTCTTCCGATGTTGCAAAAAAATTATCCTTAAGTAAATCTTTTTTGTTGTAAACGACGATTCTTGGAATCCGATCGGCACCCAATTCTGTTAATAAATGATTCACTGTCCGCTCATGATCCAAATAGTTGTCATGTGAGGCATCCGTCACATGCAAAATAAGATCCGCTTCTGCGACTTCTTCAAGCGTTGATCGGAATGCTGCGACAAGAGCAGTTGGAAGATCTTGAATAAAACCAACCGTATCCGTTAACAAAACATCGAGCACTTGAAAGACTTCCATTTTTCTCGTTAACGGATCGAGTGTGGCGAATAATTTGTCTTCTTCATAAGAATCTCCCTTTGTCAGCCGATTAAAAAGGGTGGATTTTCCTGCATTCGTATAGCCAACAAGCGCTACTTGTATGACATCATTTTTTTTGCGGCGTTCTTTATAACGTGAACGATGCTGGGCAACTTTTTGAAGCTGCTGCTCTATCGCTTGAATTCTTCTGCGGATATGGCGGCGATCGGTTTCCAGCTGTGTTTCCCCCGGCCCCCTTGTCCCTATTCCACCGCCAAGCCTGGAAAGAACAATCCCTTTCCCTACAAGACGGGGAAGCGTATATTTTAATTGGGCCAATTCAACTTGAAGCTTTCCTTCCTTGGAGCGGGCGCGCGCAGCAAAAATATCTAAAATCAACTGTGTGCGGTCGATAATTTTTATTCCAAAAAAATCGGTTAAATTCCGCAATTGCCCTGAGGATAATTCATCATTGAAGATAATGAGATGGATGTCTTCCATTTCAATAAAAGCCTGTATCTCTTTTAATTTACCTTTTCCAATATAAAAAGCAGGGTGAACTCGTTCGCGCTTTTGGGTAAAAACGTGAACGACGCTGCCATTTGCTGTTTCCGTCAATGCTTCCAGCTCTTTCATTGACTCTTCAAATTGTGTGCTGTTCATTTGCGGAAGTTCACATCCTACAAGGACGGCTCTTTCCTTTTCTTCTTTTTCGATCAATCAGCAACCTTCTTTCACTTCTGTTTTCGTGTATTCATCATATCAAAATTATGCGTCGTCTTCTAGTTGTACATCTACCGCCAGCAATGTCATGAGTTGTTTTCGATCGAAATTTTCATCTTTTAACAGTCTGACTGCTTGCTTCCGAATCGACTTTTCAATTAAATTTCTAATATAGCGCGCGTTGCTGAATGTGCGAGAATTGGTTGCTCTATATCGTTCAAGATGATTCTTTATTTTCCATTCCGCTTCTTTTGACAATACGTAATCTCTTTCATGTGACATCCGTCTTGCAATTTCCATTAATTCATCATTCGTATAGTCTGGAAAAGAAACAACAAGAGGAAATCTAGATGGCATACCAGGATTCATTGACATAAAATAGTCCATCTCTTTCGGGTACCCGGCAAGAATTAAAATAATATCCTGATGGTTGTCTTCCATTGCTTTCACTAACGTATCAATCGCTTCTTTTCCGAAATCTTTTTCCCCGCCCCTTGCCAATGAGTAAGCTTCATCAATAAATAAGATCCCGCCATGGGCTTTCTTAACAAGATCCCGTGTTTTTTGTGCCGTGTGGCCGATATATTCACCGACGAGATCCGCCCGCTCCGCTTCAATTAAATGGCCTTTTGACAACACTTCCATCTCATAAAGCAGCTTCGCCAAAAATCGGGCAATCGTTGTTTTCCCTGTTCCGGGATTACCTTTAAATAGCATATGGAGCGCTTGCTTCTCCTGTTTCAAACCAATGTTTTTACGGCAGCGATTAATATAAATCCATGCATAAATTTCATTTATAAAACGTTTAATTTCTTCCATGCCGACAAGGGTATTTAATTCTTTTTGAATTTTTTCAAGAGGATAATGCTTCGTCAAATCCATGCCGTCGATCATTGATGAGTTGGTCTGATTTTTTCGTTGGTTTAAAACAATATTAATTTGCCCACTCGTTCTCTTAACTGTAGTGCTGCTCATGAAGCTTCACCTCACTTTTCTTTTTCCGTAATTAGTATACGAAAACGGAAAAAAAGTGTGACAAAAGCCCATTTCCAGAAATTAGAGATCAGAGGCCGGAAGCCAGATTAGTAAAGCTCTCTGTTGATTTTTGACTCATCAATTGTATTAAAGCTACCTCATTAAAAAATGCTCCCAGTTGGGAGCATTTTAGCTTTCGTCATCTGAAAATTTAACATTTTTGCTTGGGGCGAAGGTGGAGATGGCGTGTTTGTAAATAAGCTGCTGTTTGCCTTCAGATTCCAACATGACTGTAAAATTATCAAATCCTTTAATTAAGCCTTTTAGCTGGAACCCGTTTGTTAAATATACGGTGACGAAAGTATTTTCACGTCGTAGAGCATTTAAAAATTGGTCTTGAATATTGATCTGCTGCTTCATTCGTAGTCCTCCTCTTTTCACATTCCTGCTTACCTATTGGTTCTCTATTCGGTTTAACTTTCCTGCAACATATTCAATGATTTCATATTTTTTTTTGTTGGGGTGATCCGACATATCAAACCAGTCAATTTGCATTTTATTTTTGAACCAAGTGAATTGTCTTTTTGCATACTTTCTAGAATTTTGTTTTAGCAATTCAATGGCTTCATCTTTTGACAAGTCTCCGTCAAAATACTGAAAAAGCTCTTTATATCCGATTGCTTGGGCAGCTTGGGAATTTCGGATTCCTTTTTTATATAAATGATACGCCTCTTCAATCAGTCCTTTTTCAACCATATGATCGACGCGCCGGTTTATTCTTTCGTAAAGCTTTTCCCTATCCATTGTAAGTCCGATGAATATCGCATCATAGATGGCCAGACTCGTTTCTTTATTCGCTGTTATTGGTTCCCCGGTATTTTCTATCACTTCCAACGCCCGTATCACTCTTCTGCGGTTATTCGGATGGATTCTTTTATAGCTTTCGGGATCTTTTGTTTTCAGCTTTTCGTGAAGGGCTTCATTCCCATATTTGTCAGCGAATTCCTCCATCTCTTTTCGAAACATGTCATCTGAACCGATATCGGTAAATTGATAATCATGTGTAATCGCTTGAACATAAAGCCCTGTTCCGCCGACAAGTATTGGAAGACGGCCTTTCCTGCTTATCTCGGAAATGAAACGGCGTGCTTGCTCCTGAAATTCAGAAACTGAAAATGTCTCAGTAGGCTCCTTAATATCGATCATATGATGTGGAATTCCTTGCATCTCATCCTGCGTAATTTTCGCTGTCCCAATGTCAAGGCCGCGATAAAT contains:
- the hflX gene encoding GTPase HflX, producing MIEKEEKERAVLVGCELPQMNSTQFEESMKELEALTETANGSVVHVFTQKRERVHPAFYIGKGKLKEIQAFIEMEDIHLIIFNDELSSGQLRNLTDFFGIKIIDRTQLILDIFAARARSKEGKLQVELAQLKYTLPRLVGKGIVLSRLGGGIGTRGPGETQLETDRRHIRRRIQAIEQQLQKVAQHRSRYKERRKKNDVIQVALVGYTNAGKSTLFNRLTKGDSYEEDKLFATLDPLTRKMEVFQVLDVLLTDTVGFIQDLPTALVAAFRSTLEEVAEADLILHVTDASHDNYLDHERTVNHLLTELGADRIPRIVVYNKKDLLKDNFFATSEEDFILISAYNENDLAKLVSMIREKLKEQMVPYTLRVSSSEGKLLSTLESKTLMAEKSWTEAEQAFFIKGIAPKNIVNSIMKE
- the spoVK gene encoding stage V sporulation protein K, producing the protein MSSTTVKRTSGQINIVLNQRKNQTNSSMIDGMDLTKHYPLEKIQKELNTLVGMEEIKRFINEIYAWIYINRCRKNIGLKQEKQALHMLFKGNPGTGKTTIARFLAKLLYEMEVLSKGHLIEAERADLVGEYIGHTAQKTRDLVKKAHGGILFIDEAYSLARGGEKDFGKEAIDTLVKAMEDNHQDIILILAGYPKEMDYFMSMNPGMPSRFPLVVSFPDYTNDELMEIARRMSHERDYVLSKEAEWKIKNHLERYRATNSRTFSNARYIRNLIEKSIRKQAVRLLKDENFDRKQLMTLLAVDVQLEDDA
- the hfq gene encoding RNA chaperone Hfq: MKQQINIQDQFLNALRRENTFVTVYLTNGFQLKGLIKGFDNFTVMLESEGKQQLIYKHAISTFAPSKNVKFSDDES
- the miaA gene encoding tRNA (adenosine(37)-N6)-dimethylallyltransferase MiaA; the protein is MKQLKRERLLVIVGPTAVGKTEISIELAKRFDGEIISGDSMQIYRGLDIGTAKITQDEMQGIPHHMIDIKEPTETFSVSEFQEQARRFISEISRKGRLPILVGGTGLYVQAITHDYQFTDIGSDDMFRKEMEEFADKYGNEALHEKLKTKDPESYKRIHPNNRRRVIRALEVIENTGEPITANKETSLAIYDAIFIGLTMDREKLYERINRRVDHMVEKGLIEEAYHLYKKGIRNSQAAQAIGYKELFQYFDGDLSKDEAIELLKQNSRKYAKRQFTWFKNKMQIDWFDMSDHPNKKKYEIIEYVAGKLNRIENQ